In Electrophorus electricus isolate fEleEle1 chromosome 18, fEleEle1.pri, whole genome shotgun sequence, one genomic interval encodes:
- the en2a gene encoding homeobox protein engrailed-2a — protein MDEIEQSARDESNRDIRPLLQAPGNVQLPHRITNFFIDNILHPDFGRKKETNISQNESRIGGREIHSPAEPGAGQVRRTVPTEGTSTPHAGGGGKKNELKADEPHTFRGENNDHCLSSDSDSSQTSSNITINQPMLWPAWVYCTRYSDRPSSGPRTRKPKKKNASKEDKRPRTAFTAEQLQRLKAEFQTNRYLTEQRRQSLAQELGLNESQIKIWFQNKRAKIKKASGTKNALALHLMAQGLYNHATATKDDKSESD, from the exons ATGGATGAGATTGAGCAGAGTGCGAGAGACGAGTCCAACCGAGACATCCGTCCCCTTCTACAAGCTCCGGGGAACGTGCAACTCCCTCACCGAATAACCAACTTTTTCATAGACAATATCTTACACCCGGACTTTGGCCGAAAAAAAGAGACGAACATTAGTCAAAACGAAAGTCGCATCGGAGGAAGAGAAATTCACAGTCCAGCAGAACCCGGCGCGGGACAGGTGAGAAGAACTGTGCCAACGGAGGGTACTTCCACGCCGCATGCAGGCGGcggagggaaaaaaaacgagTTAAAAGCTGATGAACCACATACATTTCGGGGCGAAAACAACGATCATTGTCTGAGCTCGGACTCGGACAGTTCTCAGACAAGCTCAAATATTACCATTAATCAACCAATGCTGTGGCCAGCCTGGGTTTACTGCACGCGTTACTCGGACAGGCCCTCGTCAG GTCCCAGAACTCGCAaaccaaagaagaaaaatgctAGTAAAGAGGACAAGCGACCACGCACGGCCTTCACTGCGGAACAGCTTCAGAGACTCAAGGCCGAGTTTCAGACCAATCGCTACCTGACGGAGCAGCGACGACAGAGCTTGGCACAGGAACTTGGCCTAAATGAATCTCAGATAAAAATCTGGTTCCAGAACAAGCGGGCCAAAATAAAAAAGGCCAGTGGTACCAAGAACGCGCTGGCCTTACACCTCATGGCGCAAGGACTCTACAACCACGCCACCGCGACTAAGGACGACAAATCAGAAAGTGACTGA